The following are from one region of the Arachis duranensis cultivar V14167 chromosome 10, aradu.V14167.gnm2.J7QH, whole genome shotgun sequence genome:
- the LOC107471875 gene encoding proteasome subunit alpha type-3, which produces MSSIGTGYDLSVTTFSPDGRVFQIEYAAKAVDNSGTVIGIKCKDGIVLGVEKLIASKMMLPGSNRRIHSVHRHSGMAVAGLAADGRQIVARTKSEATNYDSVYGEPIPVKELAERVASYVHLCTLYWWLRPFGCGVILGGYDRDGPQLYMVEPSGVSYRYFGAAIGKGRQAAKTEIEKLKLTDMTCRQGVIEVAKIICGVHDEAKDKDFELEMSWVCDESNRQHQKVPDELLEEAKAAAKAALEEMDAD; this is translated from the exons CGCCGCCAAGGCCGTCGACAATAGCGG GACTGTTATAGGGATCAAATGCAAGGATGGCATTGTGTTG GGCGTGGAGAAACTTATTGCTTCGAAAATGATGTTACCGGGTTCTAATCGGAGAATACACTCGGTTCATCGCCACTCTGGCATG GCTGTGGCAGGGTTAGCAGCTGACGGTAGGCAAATTGTTGCGAGGACCAAGTCTGAAGCAACTAACTATGACAG TGTATATGGAGAACCTATTCCCGTTAAGGAACTTGCTGAACGCGTGGCTAGTTATGTGCACCTTTGCACACTGTACTGGTGGCTCAG GCCTTTTGGATGTGGCGTCATACTAGGAGGTTATGACAGAGATGGACCACAATTGTACATGGTTGAACCTTCTGGTGTTTCCTAT AGATATTTTGGTGCTGCAATTGGGAAAGGCAGGCAGGCTGCAAAAAC AGAGATTGAGAAGCTAAAGCTTACTGATATGACTTGCCGTCAAGGGGTTATTGAAGTAGCCAAGAT TATTTGTGGAGTTCATGATGAGGCAAAGGATAAAGACTTTGAACTTGAAATGAGTTGGGTGTGTGATGAATCAAATCGCCAACATCAAAAG GTCCCCGATGAGCTTCTAGAAGAAGCTAAGGCAGCAGCCAAAGCTGCTCTTGAAGAAATGGATGCTGATTAG
- the LOC107471912 gene encoding putative disease resistance RPP13-like protein 1 isoform X1 — MAAEAVLSSVLSVVFDRMSSPEVVNWIKGKKLTQKLIERLKTNLYAVQAFLIDAEQKQIKETPVKDWLDSLKHAMYLADDLLDEVFTKAATQKDPGTFLSRFLNLQDRDVANKMEEVIDRIESLVIQKDTLGLREIPKENMSWRITTSLVETSDVCGRGEDKEAIVKLLLDDDSDDATGGHSDVSVIPIVGMGGIGKTTLAQLVYQDGKVKENFDFQAWICVSEEFDVFKVTKTIIEAITSSFCSLTDLNLLQHGLKEKLSRKKFFVVLDDVWSESYDDWNKLLKPFRKGVKGSKILITTRSKRVASVVQTISPYELSLLSEEDCCLVFSKHARLSTGSMENPTLKKVGRDLVKKCDGLPLAAQSLGGLLRGNSDIKYWNHLLKSEIWELSDDKIKVVPALRISYYYLPSYLKECFVYCSLYPKDYGFSKDELILLWMAENFLQPAGKKTPEEVGDEYFDELIARSFFQPHKIHENKFVMHDLVHDLAMIFAGEFYFRAEELENAVELDIKTRRLSHNAKGNYPISKLLGVCDRIKHTRTFLGLNLNSQIAFNMENAPCILLSKLKYLRALSFNCFPLESLPDSIGELIHLRYLDLSWTYIMTLPDTLCNLYNLQTLKLVGCRKIKALPVSMKDLTNLRYLDISGTGLDEMPEGMSKLTSLQVLSKYVVGKREGNKINELGALANLHQTIFIDKLENVVNSSEALEARMFDKDGIECLLLEWSPDEYENTVDSQIERDILEKLQPHSNLKQLQIWGYRGTTFPDWLGHCSYHNITQITLGGFFPGYFKNCCMLPSLGQLPSLKHLEISKFERLAIVGPEFYRNDESCLETPFPMLETLRFYSMSCWEEWRSLEFNAFPRLRELIIWDCPMLRGDLPNQLPSLRSLTIQNCEQLSCCVPRAPAITSLRIEGSNEVRIGELAPLLDILSITGKHQAESVIEAITQTKLTCLRSLSISGCSSHVLFPVSSIPASLQELTILDCKKLEFQMEGQHHSLHKLMIHNSCDSVTSFSLDSFPNLGRVEISKCEKMESLVVSRSLSCLPYLEIENCGSLKSLKTQWMASPQLEDLGLLGCPEIDLSATEDPHRSLRSLTISYCEKLLSCAASQFHGVTHLCIEGENESVKSLPKEGWLPATLESLKLIGIRSVKMLECKGLAHLTSLQQLCIYCCSNLEHIDGEKLPASLVQLIIDGSPLLGKRCEMKDPQVWPKISHIPAIQVGGRWIW; from the coding sequence ATGGCTGCAGAAGCTGTTTTGTCTTCCGTTCTTAGTGTTGTTTTTGACAGGATGTCCTCCCCTGAAGTTGTTAACTGGATCAAAGGGAAGAAACTTACTCAGAAGCTGATTGAAAGGTTGAAGACTAATCTTTATGCTGTTCAAGCCTTTCTCATCGATGCTGAGCAGAAGCAGATCAAGGAGACACCTGTCAAGGACTGGCTTGATAGTCTCAAACATGCCATGTATCTTGCTGATGACTTGCTCGATGAAGTCTTCACCAAAGCTGCCACTCAGAAGGATCCAGGTACCTTCCTCTCTCGTTTTCTCAATTTGCAAGATAGGGATGTAGCAAACAAGATGGAGGAAGTGATTGATAGGATAGAGTCTCTTGTGATTCAAAAAGACACTCTTGGTCTGAGAGAGATTCCTAAGGAGAACATGTCATGGAGGATCACTACATCTCTAGTTGAAACATCTGATGTATGTGGGAGGGGAGAAGACAAGGAGGCCATAGTAAAACTGTTGTTGGATGATGATAGTGATGATGCTACTGGTGGTCATAGTGATGTATCTGTGATTCCCATTGTGGGCATGGGTGGGATAGGAAAGACTACTTTGGCCCAATTGGTTTACCAGGATGGCAAAGTGAAGgagaattttgattttcaagCTTGGATTTGCGTGTCAGAAGAGTTTGATGTTTTCAAGGTTACCAAGACTATAATCGAGGCAATAACTTCAAGTTTTTGCAGCTTGACAGATTTGAATTTGCTTCAACATGGTTTAAAAGAAAAGTTGTCAAGGAAGAAGTTCTTTGTTGTCTTGGACGATGTATGGAGTGAAAGTTACGATGATTGGAATAAACTTCTAAAACCTTTTCGAAAAGGGGTTAAGGGAAGTAAAATTCTCATAACTACTAGAAGTAAAAGAGTGGCTTCTGTGGTGCAAACTATTTCACCTTATGAACTAAGCTTATTGTCTGAGGAAGATTGCTGTTTAGTGTTTTCAAAACATGCACGTCTCTCAACTGGTTCTATGGAGAATCCAACCTTGAAAAAAGTTGGCAGAGATCTCGTAAAGAAGTGTGATGGATTGCCCTTGGCAGCTCAATCCCTTGGAGGCTTATTGCGTGGAAATTCTGATATCAAGTATTGGAATCATTTATTGAAGAGTGAGATCTGGGAACTCTCCGATGATAAGATAAAGGTTGTTCCTGCGTTAAGAATCAGTTATTACTATCTTCCTTCGTATTTAAAGGAGTGCTTTGTTTATTGTTCTTTATATCCCAAAGACTATGGATTTAGCAAAGATGAACTGATATTGTTATGGATGGCAGAGAATTTTTTGCAACCAGCAGGAAAAAAGACTCCAGAAGAAGTTGGTGATGAATATTTTGATGAATTGATTGCGAGATCATTTTTCCAACCTCATAAGATTCATGAAAACAAGTTTGTGATGCATGATCTTGTGCATGATTTGGCAATGATATTTGCTGGAGAATTCTATTTCAGAGCTGAAGAGCTTGAGAATGCAGTTGAGCTTGATATTAAAACTCGTCGTTTGTCACATAATGCCAAAGGCAATTATCCAATCTCAAAACTTTTGGGAGTTTGTGACCGGATAAAACACACAAGGACATTTCTTGGACTCAATTTGAATTCACAGATTGCTTTTAACATGGAAAATGCACCTTGTATCTTGTTGTCAAAGTTGAAGTACCTGAGGGCTTTGTCGTTCAATTGCTTTCCTCTTGAGTCATTGCCTGATTCAATAGGCGAGTTGATTCATTTGCGTTACTTGGATTTGTCTTGGACCTACATCATGACATTGCCTGATACCCTTTGCAACTTGTACAATTTACAAACATTGAAGCTGGTTGGATGTCGGAAAATAAAAGCCCTTCCTGTTAGCATGAAAGATCTTACAAACTTGCGTTACCTTGATATTAGTGGGACTGGTTTGGATGAGATGCCGGAAGGCATGAGCAAATTGACAAGTTTGCAGGTTTTAAGCAAGTATGTTGTCGGGAAGCGTGAAGGGAACAAGATTAATGAATTGGGAGCACTTGCAAATCTACACCAAACAATTTTCATTGACAAATTGGAAAATGTGGTCAATAGCAGCGAAGCATTGGAGGCAAGAATGTTTGATAAGGATGGCATTGAATGTTTGCTCTTGGAGTGGTCGCCAGATGAATATGAGAATACAGTTGATTCACAAATTGAAAGAGATATACTTGAAAAGTTACAACCTCATAGTAATTTGAAACAACTTCAAATTTGGGGTTACAGGGGTACAACATTTCCAGATTGGTTGGGACATTGTTCTTACCACAACATCACCCAAATAACACTGGGCGGTTTTTTTCCGGgttatttcaagaattgttgtATGCTTCCTTCACTTGGACAGTTGCCCTCTTTGAAGCACCTGGAAATTTCAAAGTttgaaaggcttgctattgtgGGGCCTGAGTTTTACCGAAATGATGAATCTTGTCTAGAGACTCCATTTCCAATGCTTGAAACTCTTCGATTTTACTCAATGTCTTGCTGGGAGGAATGGCGTTCATTGGAGTTCAATGCTTTTCCTCGACTTAGGGAGCTTATCATATGGGATTGTCCCATGTTGAGAGGAGATTTGCCTAATCAACTACCATCTTTGCGGTCACTTACTATTCAGAATTGCGAGCAGCTCAGTTGTTGTGTTCCAAGAGCTCCTGCGATTACCTCTTTACGCATAGAAGGAAGCAATGAAGTGAGAATTGGGGAACTAGCTCCTTTGCTGGATATTCTATCAATTACTGGAAAACATCAAGCGGAGTcggtgattgaggccattacacAAACCAAACTCACTTGCCTCAGATCCTTATCCATCTCAGGTTGTTCATCCCACGTATTGTTTCCAGTTAGTAGTATTCCCGCATCACTACAAGAGCTGACGATATTGGATTGCAAAAAATTAGAATTCCAAATGGAAGGCCAACACCACTCCTTGCATAAACTAATGATACATAACAGCTGTGATTCAGTTACATCCTTCTCGCTGGATTCCTTTCCAAATCTCGGGCGTGTTGAAATCAGCAAGTGTGAAAAGATGGAGTCTCTTGTGGTGTCACGCTCTCTTTCATGTCTCCCTTATTTAGAGATAGAGAATTGTGGGAGTTTGAAATCCCTCAAGACGCAATGGATGGCATCACCTCAGCTAGAAGATCTAGGATTACTTGGTTGCCCAGAGATTGATTTGTCTGCTACGGAGGATCCACACCGTAGCTTGAGATCTCTTACCATCAGCTACTGCGAGAAACTACTCAGCTGTGCAGCATCGCAATTTCATGGGGTTACTCATCTTTGTATTGAAGGTGAAAATGAGAGTGTGAAGTCTCTTCCAAAGGAAGGTTGGTTGCCTGCCACCCTTGAGTCTCTCAAACTGATCGGCATCAGAAGTGTGAAGATGTTGGAATGCAAGGGACTTGCCCACCTCACCTCCCTCCAACAATTATGTATTTACTGTTGTTCCAATTTGGAGCACATTGACGGAGAAAAGCTGCCTGCCTCTCTAGTACAACTCATCATCGATGGAAGCCCTTTGTTGGGTAAACGGTGTGAGATGAAGGACCCGCAGGTTTGGCCCAAAATTTCCCACATCCCCGCCATTCAAGTTGGTGGAAGATGGATTTGGTAA
- the LOC107471729 gene encoding uncharacterized protein LOC107471729 → MTKFRKLGRPTGHRMSMLRTMVSQLIKHERIETTVAKAKEVRRLADNMVQLGKEGSLCAARRAGAFVRGDDVLHKLFTELSYRYKDREGGYTRVLRTRIRVGDAAPLAYIEFVDRENELRQSKPPTPQPPQRAAIDPWTRSRLTRQFAPPKEEKPDSGL, encoded by the exons ATGACTAAGTTCCGGAAACTAGGTCGACCCACGGGTCACCGAATGTCCATGCTCAGAACCATGGTCTCCCAGCTCATCAAGCACGAGCGCATCGAAACCACTGTTGCCAAG GCTAAAGAAGTTCGCAGACTCGCTGATAACATGGTTCAGCTTGGCAAGGAG GGTTCTCTGTGTGCTGCAAGGCGCGCTGGTGCTTTTGTGAGAGGAGATGATGTCCTTCACAAACTCTTTACTGAACTCTCTTATCGTTACAA GGATAGAGAAGGTGGATACACCAGAGTTCTAAGGACTCGAATTCGAGTTGGTGATGCTGCACCGCTGGCCTATATCGA GTTTGTTGACCGGGAAAATGAGCTTAGACAGTCGAAGCCGCCAACACCACAACCACCACAGAGAGCCGCAATTGACCCCTGGACCAGATCTCGTCTCACTAGGCAGTTTGCACCTCCTAAAGAGGAAAAACCAGACTCTGGATTATGA
- the LOC107471912 gene encoding putative disease resistance RPP13-like protein 1 isoform X2 encodes MSSPEVVNWIKGKKLTQKLIERLKTNLYAVQAFLIDAEQKQIKETPVKDWLDSLKHAMYLADDLLDEVFTKAATQKDPGTFLSRFLNLQDRDVANKMEEVIDRIESLVIQKDTLGLREIPKENMSWRITTSLVETSDVCGRGEDKEAIVKLLLDDDSDDATGGHSDVSVIPIVGMGGIGKTTLAQLVYQDGKVKENFDFQAWICVSEEFDVFKVTKTIIEAITSSFCSLTDLNLLQHGLKEKLSRKKFFVVLDDVWSESYDDWNKLLKPFRKGVKGSKILITTRSKRVASVVQTISPYELSLLSEEDCCLVFSKHARLSTGSMENPTLKKVGRDLVKKCDGLPLAAQSLGGLLRGNSDIKYWNHLLKSEIWELSDDKIKVVPALRISYYYLPSYLKECFVYCSLYPKDYGFSKDELILLWMAENFLQPAGKKTPEEVGDEYFDELIARSFFQPHKIHENKFVMHDLVHDLAMIFAGEFYFRAEELENAVELDIKTRRLSHNAKGNYPISKLLGVCDRIKHTRTFLGLNLNSQIAFNMENAPCILLSKLKYLRALSFNCFPLESLPDSIGELIHLRYLDLSWTYIMTLPDTLCNLYNLQTLKLVGCRKIKALPVSMKDLTNLRYLDISGTGLDEMPEGMSKLTSLQVLSKYVVGKREGNKINELGALANLHQTIFIDKLENVVNSSEALEARMFDKDGIECLLLEWSPDEYENTVDSQIERDILEKLQPHSNLKQLQIWGYRGTTFPDWLGHCSYHNITQITLGGFFPGYFKNCCMLPSLGQLPSLKHLEISKFERLAIVGPEFYRNDESCLETPFPMLETLRFYSMSCWEEWRSLEFNAFPRLRELIIWDCPMLRGDLPNQLPSLRSLTIQNCEQLSCCVPRAPAITSLRIEGSNEVRIGELAPLLDILSITGKHQAESVIEAITQTKLTCLRSLSISGCSSHVLFPVSSIPASLQELTILDCKKLEFQMEGQHHSLHKLMIHNSCDSVTSFSLDSFPNLGRVEISKCEKMESLVVSRSLSCLPYLEIENCGSLKSLKTQWMASPQLEDLGLLGCPEIDLSATEDPHRSLRSLTISYCEKLLSCAASQFHGVTHLCIEGENESVKSLPKEGWLPATLESLKLIGIRSVKMLECKGLAHLTSLQQLCIYCCSNLEHIDGEKLPASLVQLIIDGSPLLGKRCEMKDPQVWPKISHIPAIQVGGRWIW; translated from the coding sequence ATGTCCTCCCCTGAAGTTGTTAACTGGATCAAAGGGAAGAAACTTACTCAGAAGCTGATTGAAAGGTTGAAGACTAATCTTTATGCTGTTCAAGCCTTTCTCATCGATGCTGAGCAGAAGCAGATCAAGGAGACACCTGTCAAGGACTGGCTTGATAGTCTCAAACATGCCATGTATCTTGCTGATGACTTGCTCGATGAAGTCTTCACCAAAGCTGCCACTCAGAAGGATCCAGGTACCTTCCTCTCTCGTTTTCTCAATTTGCAAGATAGGGATGTAGCAAACAAGATGGAGGAAGTGATTGATAGGATAGAGTCTCTTGTGATTCAAAAAGACACTCTTGGTCTGAGAGAGATTCCTAAGGAGAACATGTCATGGAGGATCACTACATCTCTAGTTGAAACATCTGATGTATGTGGGAGGGGAGAAGACAAGGAGGCCATAGTAAAACTGTTGTTGGATGATGATAGTGATGATGCTACTGGTGGTCATAGTGATGTATCTGTGATTCCCATTGTGGGCATGGGTGGGATAGGAAAGACTACTTTGGCCCAATTGGTTTACCAGGATGGCAAAGTGAAGgagaattttgattttcaagCTTGGATTTGCGTGTCAGAAGAGTTTGATGTTTTCAAGGTTACCAAGACTATAATCGAGGCAATAACTTCAAGTTTTTGCAGCTTGACAGATTTGAATTTGCTTCAACATGGTTTAAAAGAAAAGTTGTCAAGGAAGAAGTTCTTTGTTGTCTTGGACGATGTATGGAGTGAAAGTTACGATGATTGGAATAAACTTCTAAAACCTTTTCGAAAAGGGGTTAAGGGAAGTAAAATTCTCATAACTACTAGAAGTAAAAGAGTGGCTTCTGTGGTGCAAACTATTTCACCTTATGAACTAAGCTTATTGTCTGAGGAAGATTGCTGTTTAGTGTTTTCAAAACATGCACGTCTCTCAACTGGTTCTATGGAGAATCCAACCTTGAAAAAAGTTGGCAGAGATCTCGTAAAGAAGTGTGATGGATTGCCCTTGGCAGCTCAATCCCTTGGAGGCTTATTGCGTGGAAATTCTGATATCAAGTATTGGAATCATTTATTGAAGAGTGAGATCTGGGAACTCTCCGATGATAAGATAAAGGTTGTTCCTGCGTTAAGAATCAGTTATTACTATCTTCCTTCGTATTTAAAGGAGTGCTTTGTTTATTGTTCTTTATATCCCAAAGACTATGGATTTAGCAAAGATGAACTGATATTGTTATGGATGGCAGAGAATTTTTTGCAACCAGCAGGAAAAAAGACTCCAGAAGAAGTTGGTGATGAATATTTTGATGAATTGATTGCGAGATCATTTTTCCAACCTCATAAGATTCATGAAAACAAGTTTGTGATGCATGATCTTGTGCATGATTTGGCAATGATATTTGCTGGAGAATTCTATTTCAGAGCTGAAGAGCTTGAGAATGCAGTTGAGCTTGATATTAAAACTCGTCGTTTGTCACATAATGCCAAAGGCAATTATCCAATCTCAAAACTTTTGGGAGTTTGTGACCGGATAAAACACACAAGGACATTTCTTGGACTCAATTTGAATTCACAGATTGCTTTTAACATGGAAAATGCACCTTGTATCTTGTTGTCAAAGTTGAAGTACCTGAGGGCTTTGTCGTTCAATTGCTTTCCTCTTGAGTCATTGCCTGATTCAATAGGCGAGTTGATTCATTTGCGTTACTTGGATTTGTCTTGGACCTACATCATGACATTGCCTGATACCCTTTGCAACTTGTACAATTTACAAACATTGAAGCTGGTTGGATGTCGGAAAATAAAAGCCCTTCCTGTTAGCATGAAAGATCTTACAAACTTGCGTTACCTTGATATTAGTGGGACTGGTTTGGATGAGATGCCGGAAGGCATGAGCAAATTGACAAGTTTGCAGGTTTTAAGCAAGTATGTTGTCGGGAAGCGTGAAGGGAACAAGATTAATGAATTGGGAGCACTTGCAAATCTACACCAAACAATTTTCATTGACAAATTGGAAAATGTGGTCAATAGCAGCGAAGCATTGGAGGCAAGAATGTTTGATAAGGATGGCATTGAATGTTTGCTCTTGGAGTGGTCGCCAGATGAATATGAGAATACAGTTGATTCACAAATTGAAAGAGATATACTTGAAAAGTTACAACCTCATAGTAATTTGAAACAACTTCAAATTTGGGGTTACAGGGGTACAACATTTCCAGATTGGTTGGGACATTGTTCTTACCACAACATCACCCAAATAACACTGGGCGGTTTTTTTCCGGgttatttcaagaattgttgtATGCTTCCTTCACTTGGACAGTTGCCCTCTTTGAAGCACCTGGAAATTTCAAAGTttgaaaggcttgctattgtgGGGCCTGAGTTTTACCGAAATGATGAATCTTGTCTAGAGACTCCATTTCCAATGCTTGAAACTCTTCGATTTTACTCAATGTCTTGCTGGGAGGAATGGCGTTCATTGGAGTTCAATGCTTTTCCTCGACTTAGGGAGCTTATCATATGGGATTGTCCCATGTTGAGAGGAGATTTGCCTAATCAACTACCATCTTTGCGGTCACTTACTATTCAGAATTGCGAGCAGCTCAGTTGTTGTGTTCCAAGAGCTCCTGCGATTACCTCTTTACGCATAGAAGGAAGCAATGAAGTGAGAATTGGGGAACTAGCTCCTTTGCTGGATATTCTATCAATTACTGGAAAACATCAAGCGGAGTcggtgattgaggccattacacAAACCAAACTCACTTGCCTCAGATCCTTATCCATCTCAGGTTGTTCATCCCACGTATTGTTTCCAGTTAGTAGTATTCCCGCATCACTACAAGAGCTGACGATATTGGATTGCAAAAAATTAGAATTCCAAATGGAAGGCCAACACCACTCCTTGCATAAACTAATGATACATAACAGCTGTGATTCAGTTACATCCTTCTCGCTGGATTCCTTTCCAAATCTCGGGCGTGTTGAAATCAGCAAGTGTGAAAAGATGGAGTCTCTTGTGGTGTCACGCTCTCTTTCATGTCTCCCTTATTTAGAGATAGAGAATTGTGGGAGTTTGAAATCCCTCAAGACGCAATGGATGGCATCACCTCAGCTAGAAGATCTAGGATTACTTGGTTGCCCAGAGATTGATTTGTCTGCTACGGAGGATCCACACCGTAGCTTGAGATCTCTTACCATCAGCTACTGCGAGAAACTACTCAGCTGTGCAGCATCGCAATTTCATGGGGTTACTCATCTTTGTATTGAAGGTGAAAATGAGAGTGTGAAGTCTCTTCCAAAGGAAGGTTGGTTGCCTGCCACCCTTGAGTCTCTCAAACTGATCGGCATCAGAAGTGTGAAGATGTTGGAATGCAAGGGACTTGCCCACCTCACCTCCCTCCAACAATTATGTATTTACTGTTGTTCCAATTTGGAGCACATTGACGGAGAAAAGCTGCCTGCCTCTCTAGTACAACTCATCATCGATGGAAGCCCTTTGTTGGGTAAACGGTGTGAGATGAAGGACCCGCAGGTTTGGCCCAAAATTTCCCACATCCCCGCCATTCAAGTTGGTGGAAGATGGATTTGGTAA